The nucleotide sequence GTCTAGCGCGACCTCACCTCGAGGTCTGGTGCGACCTCACCTCGAGGTCTGGTGCGACCGCACCGGGCTCACGGCTCCACGACCGTCTCCTGCGCGGCGGCCGTGGAGTCGGCGATCAGCTCCGCGTCCACCGGCACATTGCGCTTGACCAGCGCGAGCGCGATCGGCCCCAGCTCGTGGTGGCGGGCCGAGGAGGTGATGAACCCGAGCTGGCGGCCCTCCTCGCCCTCCGAGGCCAGCCGTATGGGCGCGCCGTGGGAGGGCAGCGTCACCTCGCTGCCGTCGAGGTGGAGGAAGACCAGCCGGCGCGGCGGCTTCCCCAGGTTCTGCACCCGGGCGACGGTCTCCTGGCCGCGGTAGCAGCCCTTCTGCAGATGGACGGCGGAGCCGATCCACCCCAGCTCATGCGGGATGGTGCGGTGGTCGGTCTCCAGGCCGACCCGCGGCCGGTGGGCCTCGACCCGCAGCGCCTCGTACGCCAGCACCCCGATCGCCGGCCCGCTCGCCTCGGCGAAGTCGGTGAGCCGCGCACGCGGCAGGAAGAGATCCCGGCCGTACGGGGTCTCGCGGACGACCGTGTCCTCGG is from Streptomyces hygroscopicus and encodes:
- a CDS encoding folate-binding protein, whose protein sequence is MKSPLLSLPGAVPGEGPDEGVAAHYGDLFREQRALADGTGFVDLSHRGVVTVSGADRLSWLHLLITQHVSELPPGQATEALILSAHGHIEHALYLVDDGETTWAHVEPDSQGDLIAYLESMKFFYRVDLADRTDDYAVVHLPAGSITEAPEDTVVRETPYGRDLFLPRARLTDFAEASGPAIGVLAYEALRVEAHRPRVGLETDHRTIPHELGWIGSAVHLQKGCYRGQETVARVQNLGKPPRRLVFLHLDGSEVTLPSHGAPIRLASEGEEGRQLGFITSSARHHELGPIALALVKRNVPVDAELIADSTAAAQETVVEP